The following coding sequences lie in one Apium graveolens cultivar Ventura chromosome 3, ASM990537v1, whole genome shotgun sequence genomic window:
- the LOC141714549 gene encoding uncharacterized protein LOC141714549: MNFVVWNVRGINKAPHQKELHNFISVNKLNFMGLLETKVKSFNALIISKKIRKDWKWCFNYDHHYNGRVWVGWNPSVWDVSIHSLSSQVITCTATFLEKNLSFLVSFVYAHNDAPDRVPLWNYCMNLSTTSLAWCLLGDFNCVTSLGEISGGREHWTPDMQVFKDFLAHCGLGSVRTVGDREASPINKRLDRMVSDGAWFNLFTKGNAFIKPRGLMDHNAIIF; encoded by the coding sequence ATGAATTTTGTTGTATGGAATGTAAGGGGCATCAACAAAGCCCCTCATCAAAAAGAGTTGCATAATTTCATTTCTGTAAATAAACTTAATTTTATGGGTCTTCTTGAAACTAAAGTTAAGAGTTTTAATGCTCTAATTATTTCAAAGAAAATCAGGAAAGATTGGAAGTGGTGTTTTAATTATGATCACCATTATAATGGTCGAGTTTGGGTTGGCTGGAACCCGAGTGTTTGGGATGTCTCTATCCATTCTTTATCTAGTCAGGTGATCACATGTACTGCTACTTTTTTAGAAAAGAATTTGTCTTTCTTGGTCTCATTTGTGTATGCCCATAATGATGCTCCAGACAGGGTGCCTTTGTGGAATTATTGTATGAATTTGAGCACCACTTCTTTGGCTTGGTGTCTCCTTGGTGACTTTAACTGTGTCACTAGCCTTGGAGAAATATCGGGTGGTAGGGAACATTGGACTCCGGATATGCAGGTTTTCAAGGATTTCCTTGCTCATTGTGGGCTTGGTAGTGTTCGAACAGTAGGGGATCGTGAAGCTAGTCCTATTAATAAAAGGCTGGATCGTATGGTTTCTGATGGTGCATGGTTTAATTTATTTACGAAGGGGAATGCTTTTATTAAACCAAGGGGTTTAATGGATCATAATGCTATTATTTTTTAG